The genomic region GCTGTTAAAAGAAAAACCAGATATTAAGGAAGCTAAATATGAGATGGCAAATGTCTTGTTCTGGGTTGGAGAGAGGGAGCAGGCTCTTGAAATATTTAAGCAAATACCAATAGAACAAATGGACAATAAAACAAAGCTTGTGGTAGCGGAGCTTTATATGGTTCAAAAACATTATGATAAAGCCATAGCGATTTATCAATCATATTTAAAAGAGAATTCAACAGATTATAAGATTAGATTAAAATTAGCTGAGGTACTGAGTTGGACTAAACAATACAATGAATCGCTATCTCAATATCAAATACTGTTGAAAGCGTTTCCAAATGATATTCAGGTACGTAGAAAATATGCGTTTGTTTTAATTTGGGCGGGCAAAAACGAAGAGGCTGTAGAACAGCTAAAACAAACATTAACCCCATAATGGCTTATCAGACTGCATGAAGACATTTATTTTACATTTGTGTTTTTTATCTATTATAGTTTTTTATCCTTTTTGTATATGGGGAACAGAATCCATAGTTCCTAAGCAAGATCAAATTTCTGATGCTGAAGCTCTTTTAGCTTTGGCAAATATAGAGGCAGGTTTAGGACATGCTTCTAAATGCTACAAAATTTATGATAAAATCATGGAATCTACTGAAAATCGTGAAGAGCTTTCTTTAAAAATAGCTAATCAAATGAATATGTGGGGTGATTTTCATCGAATTGAAGCAATTTATAGAGCCTATCTTAATAATCATCCAGATGATATTTTAACCTATTTTAAGATTGCAGATGTTCTAAACAGCTCACAGCGTTATGAAGAAGCAGAAGGAATCTACCTTATGATTCTTCTAAAAGAAAATGATAATGAAAAAGCAATACTTAAATTTGCATTAGTTCAATTATCTCAAAAAAAAATGGATACAGCGCTTTTGATTGTTAATAAGCTCATTTCAGACTTAGAACATAAACAACATAACAATACCCAATCATTGGAAGAAATCAATCAAACTATAAGATTAGGACTCAAGCTAAAAGCAGAAATTTTATATTATATGAAACAGGACAAAGAGGCTTTAGCGGTTTATACCAAGTTAGAACCATTTCAGCCTGACGAGACAAATGATTTGATTCTCATGGGAAAAATTTATGAAAGAATAAATCAAAAGGAAAAATCAAGAGATAAGTTCACTATGGCTTATCAAATGTCACCCAAGAACCCTGCTGCTCATTATTATAGTATAGGGGAAAAAAGCGCTGCTTCAAACGAATTTGTCAAAAAACTTATGGATGATAGCTCCATAAAACCTATGATTCTTTTTCAGTGGGCTCAAGTTTATATCGCAAACGGCTTTTATAAAATTGCAGTTCAACTTTATGAAAAAGCGCTTTCAATTGATCCTGAATGTTTTCCAGTTAGGTTGGGGTTAGCTGAAATTTTGGGAATTGACCATCAATACGAACGATCATTAGACAATTTTCAAAAATTGTCACAGGAGTTTCCGAAAAATTCTAAAATATCAGTATCATTGGCAAGGGTTCTTGGATGGTCAGGTCAATATCAAAAATCAATAGCATTATACAAAGAGATTTTAAAACATAATGATATTGATCCTGTCCCGCGTAAAGAAATGGCAAGAACTGCAATCTGGGGAAAAGACATTGACAGAGCCATGAAATTTTATGAATCTTTCTGGACTGTTCCTATAGATAAAGATTTACTTTTATCGCTTAATGCTTTTACTGATGAAATAAAAAATCAAAAATTAAAAAAAATATATCAATATATCCAAGAAGAGAATAAAAAAAACTCAATCTTTAGCGGGTATGAGACATTTTTAAATCAATTAAATGAATTAAAGCCTGATATCTCTACTGAATCTTTTCAGAAGCTTGAATATATCGCCATTGATCTTTTTCCAAAATATAAAATCCAAAAAGCATCATACCTTGAAAGCCAAGCTAAATGGCAAGCTTATAACAACAGGTTTATTAAGGCAATGGATATTTACAAAGAACTGATTGATTTTCAGCCCGGTAATCAGGAATCCATATTTGATTATGCGCAGATACAATGCGCCCTTGGCTTATGCGATCAGGAAACAAAAACTTATACAAAGCTTCTTGATATTGATCCATTGCATAGTTTAGCCAATATTGCGCTTGAAGAAAAAAAAATCAACAACCATGTTTCAATCAATGGAGTATATAGTTTTTGGAAGGAAAAAGGGAGAGGGGATTTATCTCAAATTAGCCATAATCAAACTGATTTATCTATAGATATTCCCTTATGGTGCCGTTATCATCTTTATATCACAGGTCATCATTGGATCGAAAAAACCGAGCTTGCAAAGGATAATTATAAGGCATATGGCCATACCATTGGCATTATGGGTGTGATTAATCCATATATCAAGAGTGATTTGAGCTGGACAAAAAAATACTATGAACAGAGTGAATTTGGTATAAAGGATACAGGAAAAGCAAATATTTTGTTCAAGCTTAAAGATATAATGAAATTGGGATTAGGGTTTGAGAGAACTGATGAATTATATAATGATTTTAGCCTTAGAAAAGGAATTCAATCTGATCAATGGTGGATTGATGCATCTTTACCAATCAACAGAAGATTAGAAGTAACGGGCAAGGCAAAAGCCATTCTATATAATGATGATAATAAAGGTGAGCACTACACGCTTTCAGGAGGGTATCAGTTTTCAGATCATCCTAAAATATTTAAGGTGATTATTTCTGGCGAATATCGGGATACAAATAATGAAAATATTTTTCATTACAAAAATAAAACATTAACAGATATAACTCATCCATATTGGACTCCTCATGATTATACAGGAACAGCAATTACATTCAAATGGTACCATGATATTTCAAAATTTTTATTTTGCGGCAGCGAGTTGCATTATTACGATATTTTACTCTCATTTGGTACTAATTCCGAACATAATTCATCAGTAGCAATTGAAGGAGCTTGGCATTATGAATTTTATAAACGTTGGATGCTGTCTTTAAAAGGAATGATTCATAATTCCAGGGAATGGGATTCAGTTGGACTATGGGGAAATATTTCATATCATTTTTAAGGGAAATTCATGGACAGTTTGATTTTAAAACGTATTACCTTGTTAATTATATTAATCTTAACTATTACATCGATTTTTTCTTACCTGATAATACGAACTATCCTTTTTTTTACAGCGCCTTATTTCTGGTATGAGAAAATTGTAGCTGCCTGCCTGCTTTTTGCGGAAATCTTTATTCTCATTCATAGCTTCGGTTATTTCATTAATATCTTTCATGTTATCATGCATTCTAAAAATAAATACTCAAATATATTGGATAAGGATTTTGAACTTCAATCCTTTCCACCAGTCGCTATTATCGTCTCTTCATATAAAGAACCATTACAGGTCGTAGAAAATACACTTACCTGCTTCTATAATCTAACTTATCCCAATAAATTTCTCTATTTTTTAGATGATACGCGATATGATATCAATTGGGACACACCTGAAAAAATGGCTAAATACCGTCAAGATATTGATAACTTATGTCAGCGCATAGGTATCAATCTTTTCAGGAGAATCTGGCGTGGTGCAAAAGCAGGAATGATCAACGATTTTCTTAATTTTTTAGAAGAAAAACATATTAAAGGGTTTACTCTTTATCCTTTTCAGGAAAAAAAAAGTAAAGAAAAAGAAAAATATATCATTGTATTTGATGCAGATATGAATCCTTTTCCTGATTTTGTTGAGCCTCTGGTTGCAATCATGGAAAATAATCCAAAACTTGCCTTTGCTCAAACCCCTCAATACTATTCTAATTTTGAATTCAACAGAGTGGCAAGAGCATCTGGTCTTCAGCAGGCGGTTTTTTATGAATATATCTGTGAGGGTAAAAGTATGCAAGATGCTATGTTTTGCTGTGGAACTAATGTCATATTCAGAAGAGAAGCATTGATGAATGTAGGTGGATTTGATGAATCTTCTGTTACAGAAGACTTTGCTACATCATTGAAGTTTCATGAAAATGGTTGGAGTTCAGCTTACTTGAATCGCGTATGTGCTTTCGGCATGGGACCTGAGGATTTAGGGGGCTATTTCAAACAACAGTTCAGGTGGGCGCTTGGCACCGTAGGCTTATTCAGAAAAATTATCGGAGAATTTATTCGTAATCCTTCTAAATTAAAGATGTCCAAATGGTGGGAATATTTCCTTTCAGGCTCTCATTATTTTGTAGGATGGATTTTTTTTATTATGGCGATTTGCCCTGTACTTTACCTTATTTTTGGAATCCCAAGTTTTTTTGCCAAGGTAGAAATCTATTTTTTCTTTTTTGTTCCTTATATCGTCTTATCTCTTTCTGTTTTTTTTACAACCCTTTATCAACGAACTTATCGATTTAAAGACTTATTTCAAGGAATATGCCTGAATGCCATCTCATTTCCTGTTTATATGAAGGCTTCTTTACTTGGCATGTTAGGTGTAAAGGGTTCTTTTGGAATAACACCTAAAGGACAAAGCAATGCGTTGCCATTAATTGGTCTGTGGCCCCAGTTATCTCTGTTATTACTATGTTTTGGAGGAATCGTCTGGGGAATGCTTAGATTGTATTATGAAAGAGAACCGATGGGCGCCATTCTGGTCAATTCTTTTTGGTGCTTATATCATTTTTTGATACTATCAACGATTCTTTATTTCAACCACCCTGAAGAAAGTGAATTATAGATGATCAATATACTTTTGAATACTATTTTATTTTCAATTATGCTGTTATTTAATTCTATTCCTTGCTCTGCAAAAGATTCGGGATTACCTTTTTTATGGGGAGTAGCTATAGATGGTTATCCAATTACAGCGTCGAATTTAAAATCCATTGAAAATGAAATCAAGATTTCACCTCAAATTGTTGTTTTCTTTCTCCAGTGGCCTTCTGCGGCTTCGAACGATATTGTTTTTCCTGAAACCACTTTGGATGTAATTTGGCAAAATGGAGCTATTCCATGTATGACATGGGAGCCAATGTACTATGAAAAAAATGAAGAAAAAATTATATCGTATCAAAGAATAATAAAAGGCGAATACGATCCATACATTGAAGCCTTTGCAAAAAAAACAGCATCTTTTGAAAAAACTTTTATTATCAGATTTGCTCATGAGATGAATATTGAAAGATACCACTGGGGAACAGATAAGAAGGGTTATGGACCTGACAGTCCAAAACTGTATAAGCATCTTTTTAAGTATGTGGTTTCAAAATTCAAAGAAGCTGGAGGGAAAAAGGTGCTCTGGGCATTTTGCCCGAATGCTGAATCAGTGCCAAATACATCGTATGATAAATCTGCCTCATGGAATCAGGTGATTAATTATTATCCTGGAGATGAATATGTCGATATTCTTGGAATAGACGGATATAACTGGGGAACCACACAGACGCTTGAAAAAAATGGCTGGAAAAGCGATTGGAAGTCTTTTAAAGATATTTTCTCCCCTACCTATCATGTATTAAAATCAATTGCGCCATCCAAACCTATTTTTATTTTTGAAACTGCTTCTGCAAATCAGGGGGGAGATAAATCGGTTTGGGTGAAAGAGGCTTTCAAAACAGCGGAACAATGGGGTATTCAAGGATTGATATGGTTTCATGTAAACAAAGAGATCGATTGGCGATTTAATAGTAAAGATTTAATGGAGAAAAAATAATGCGCAATGCTATTGAAAGCATCAAAATTTAGAGCTTTAGATATCAAGAATGCCCCTATTTTTTTGGGTGTGTCCCACCTTTTACACAAAAGCATAAATTTACTCATCCCACAATACGGCAATATAGGGTGTAGGGGCGATTCACGAATCGCCCTATACAAATAGGGAATAAATAAAGGATGATTTTAATAGGTTTCTTCGGATTATAGCGTTTCTCAATTGAATAAAGAACGTAAAGGGGGGGCGATTCGTGAATCGCCCCTACAAAATTTTTCTACGTTCGATAGCTGTTATAAAGTCTTATGTGTAAAAGCTGGGACACACTCATTTTTTTACAGCGATTTGATATAAAGCATGACTACCATGTTATAATTAGAATACTGTTTTTTTTCTAAAGTTTTGATTGCCTCCAAATATGGGATAATGGCTGTTGTATCAAACATAGCCTTGAAGACATCCATATTGATTTCAGATTCAATCAAATCGCGAAGTTCTTCCAGATCAATATATTGGGGAATATCAGAAAGAGATGGGATTGCTTTAGCTTTTTCATATAATGTTTCAAGCTTAAGATGGTTTTGCTTTGTTCTCTGGATAATATCATCGAGATAGAGATGCTTTAATTCGGGATATTCTTTGGTAGAATAGCTTGTTATCCTTGAAAAATATGGAACAAGGTGGTTGAGATAAATAAGACTGCCTTTTTTTGCCAAACAGATATCCTTGAATAATTTTATAAAAACATTTTCTATGGAAGAAAAGTCTTTAAAATCGATTCCAATATCAGAAGTTTCAAGGGAAATATATATAGGATCATACAATGGTCTTTTTTTTTCCATGTGAATGCCGCAAATCTGTCCTTTAACATCATCATCCCATCTTTCCCATACGATTTTCCCCTGATGATAGATTGTTTGATTCAGTTCAAACGGGATATGTAAATTGATTAATGCATTTTTTTCAAGACGATCTCTGCCAACCAGCCATTTTGGTATAGTAATTTTTAATCCTTCTTTGCTCATATCCATAATGATGAACTGAAATAATTCATGATCTTCATCTTTTGTCCCAATAAAAGGTAAGAGAATAGAAGTTATAGGGGTCCTTGGTTCTATGCGTTTATTTTCAGAAAGCATATTTTTTTTCCGTTGATAAATTAAACTCAACCCCAATAAGGCTTACATC from Desulfobacterales bacterium harbors:
- a CDS encoding glycosyltransferase, translated to MDSLILKRITLLIILILTITSIFSYLIIRTILFFTAPYFWYEKIVAACLLFAEIFILIHSFGYFINIFHVIMHSKNKYSNILDKDFELQSFPPVAIIVSSYKEPLQVVENTLTCFYNLTYPNKFLYFLDDTRYDINWDTPEKMAKYRQDIDNLCQRIGINLFRRIWRGAKAGMINDFLNFLEEKHIKGFTLYPFQEKKSKEKEKYIIVFDADMNPFPDFVEPLVAIMENNPKLAFAQTPQYYSNFEFNRVARASGLQQAVFYEYICEGKSMQDAMFCCGTNVIFRREALMNVGGFDESSVTEDFATSLKFHENGWSSAYLNRVCAFGMGPEDLGGYFKQQFRWALGTVGLFRKIIGEFIRNPSKLKMSKWWEYFLSGSHYFVGWIFFIMAICPVLYLIFGIPSFFAKVEIYFFFFVPYIVLSLSVFFTTLYQRTYRFKDLFQGICLNAISFPVYMKASLLGMLGVKGSFGITPKGQSNALPLIGLWPQLSLLLLCFGGIVWGMLRLYYEREPMGAILVNSFWCLYHFLILSTILYFNHPEESEL
- a CDS encoding tetratricopeptide repeat protein encodes the protein MKLSFTSVFLLYFLCCSISYGIDIEKQVSLNPDEQGLEEEISDWKARWELAKVLSYMKRYKESLEEYQKLLKEKPDIKEAKYEMANVLFWVGEREQALEIFKQIPIEQMDNKTKLVVAELYMVQKHYDKAIAIYQSYLKENSTDYKIRLKLAEVLSWTKQYNESLSQYQILLKAFPNDIQVRRKYAFVLIWAGKNEEAVEQLKQTLTP
- a CDS encoding PilZ domain-containing protein, translating into MLSENKRIEPRTPITSILLPFIGTKDEDHELFQFIIMDMSKEGLKITIPKWLVGRDRLEKNALINLHIPFELNQTIYHQGKIVWERWDDDVKGQICGIHMEKKRPLYDPIYISLETSDIGIDFKDFSSIENVFIKLFKDICLAKKGSLIYLNHLVPYFSRITSYSTKEYPELKHLYLDDIIQRTKQNHLKLETLYEKAKAIPSLSDIPQYIDLEELRDLIESEINMDVFKAMFDTTAIIPYLEAIKTLEKKQYSNYNMVVMLYIKSL
- a CDS encoding endoglucanase — translated: MINILLNTILFSIMLLFNSIPCSAKDSGLPFLWGVAIDGYPITASNLKSIENEIKISPQIVVFFLQWPSAASNDIVFPETTLDVIWQNGAIPCMTWEPMYYEKNEEKIISYQRIIKGEYDPYIEAFAKKTASFEKTFIIRFAHEMNIERYHWGTDKKGYGPDSPKLYKHLFKYVVSKFKEAGGKKVLWAFCPNAESVPNTSYDKSASWNQVINYYPGDEYVDILGIDGYNWGTTQTLEKNGWKSDWKSFKDIFSPTYHVLKSIAPSKPIFIFETASANQGGDKSVWVKEAFKTAEQWGIQGLIWFHVNKEIDWRFNSKDLMEKK